A single genomic interval of Saccharothrix saharensis harbors:
- a CDS encoding tRNA (adenine-N1)-methyltransferase: MSTASGPFQPGDRVQLTDPKGRHYTIVLEPGKEYHTHRGALPHDKLIGQPEGSVVVSVGGTSFLALRPLLSDYVLSMPRGAQVIYPKDAAQIVMYGDVFPGARVLEAGAGSGALTCSLLRAVGEKGSVTSYEVRQDHADHAIRNVEQFFGERPGNWSLTVGDVASHEGEVDRVVLDMLAPWDVLPAVSRSLIPGGVLVVYVATTTQLSKVTEAIREQQHWTEPHAWETLVRPWHVVGLAVRPEHRMIGHTAFLLTTRRLADGVTPPRPQRRPSKG, encoded by the coding sequence GTGAGCACCGCCAGTGGTCCGTTCCAGCCGGGAGACCGGGTGCAGTTGACCGACCCGAAGGGGCGGCACTACACGATCGTGCTCGAACCGGGCAAGGAGTACCACACGCACCGCGGCGCGTTGCCGCACGACAAGCTGATCGGGCAGCCCGAGGGGTCCGTGGTCGTCTCCGTCGGCGGCACTTCGTTCCTGGCGCTGCGGCCCCTGCTGTCGGACTACGTGCTGTCCATGCCGCGCGGCGCCCAGGTGATCTACCCCAAGGACGCGGCCCAGATCGTCATGTACGGCGACGTGTTCCCCGGCGCGCGGGTGCTGGAGGCGGGCGCCGGGTCGGGTGCGCTGACCTGCTCGTTGCTGCGCGCGGTGGGCGAGAAGGGCAGCGTGACGTCGTACGAGGTGCGGCAGGACCACGCCGACCACGCCATCCGCAACGTCGAGCAGTTCTTCGGCGAGCGGCCGGGCAACTGGTCGCTGACCGTGGGCGACGTGGCCTCGCACGAGGGTGAGGTCGACCGGGTCGTGCTCGACATGCTCGCGCCGTGGGACGTGCTGCCGGCGGTGTCGCGCAGCCTCATCCCGGGCGGTGTGCTGGTGGTGTACGTGGCGACCACGACGCAGCTGTCGAAGGTCACCGAGGCGATCCGGGAGCAGCAGCACTGGACCGAGCCGCACGCGTGGGAGACCCTCGTGCGGCCGTGGCACGTGGTGGGGCTGGCCGTGCGGCCGGAGCACCGGATGATCGGGCACACCGCGTTCCTGCTGACCACCCGCAGGCTCGCCGACGGCGTCACCCCGCCCCGGCCCCAGCGCCGCCCGTCCAAGGGCTGA